The DNA sequence CCTTTGAACATGATCCCCACAACATCTTCTCTATATTAGAAAGATGGACTTGGTGCCTAGACTGCTGGATGGATAAGGAATGGCATGCATGATGATTCCAGAGGTCAACAGCTCAGAGTCAGGATGGACATGGGTGACCAGTGGTGTCCCCCAAGGGTCTATTTTGGGACCAGTGATTCTAAATATCTTCATTAATGATGTAGACAAAGGGAGCGAGGGCATCCTCAGAAGATTTGCTGATATCACCAAGCAGAGCGGAGCAGTAGCCACACCTGAAGGATAGAATACCAACCAGAGAGATGTGGACGTGGCCAAGGAATGGAACCATGGCAATTTCATGTGGTTTTAAAAAGACCAAGTACAAGATGCTGCACGTGGTTAAGGGTAGGCCACAGGATACATCAAGGCAGAGTCTGGCCCGTGGGCACAAAGAGGATGGGAGGAGCTCCTGCCTGTCCATGTTGGGTCTGCCTCTTGGGTCTGCCCCAGGGCAGTCAGGCTGTGACTGCAGCCATGTGTGCCCCTGTGTCTGTGCCCGGCACTGccggccctgctgccctgctcccggAGCCCTGTCCCCGGGCAGAGTCGTTTCCTggccgggcacagccccatgggctgctccctgctgcgGCCTGGGCTGGCCCCAGAGCCGGCTACCCCTGCGGGTGGCCCCCGGCCGGCCGCGTGTCCCCAGCTGGCTGTGCCcgggcagctgcctcagccatgagggctgcagagctgtgggagcccagggctctgtgccggCCGCCTTGCACAGCTCCTagctccagctgccagggcctcagcGCCCGCTGTGTGCCTTCCCACATGCACGGACAGCCCAGGCCCCGCTCACTGCCCTCATGGCGGCACTGCTGGCCCCAGCGCTCTCCGAGGCCTTCTCCAGGGGCAACTTCGCGCCGCCTTCCAGTCCCTGCCCGCGAGCCAGCCGAGacctgcacaggggctgttggcaagggcctgcaggggcagcgCCAGGGCCAGTGGCTTCCCAGTGACACAGGGCGGCCTTAGGCTGGAGATGGGCAAGGAATTCTGGcctcagaggctgctgagggctggcccACGCTGCccacaggagctgtggctgccccatccctggccgCGTTCCCGGCCACCTTGAACAGGCCTTGGGGCAACGTGGCCTAgcggaaggtgtccctgcccttggcatcaGGGCTGGAACAAGACAATTTCTAAGgacccttccaagccaagccattctgcGATTCTGTGACCTGAGGGGCTGGGGTAGCTCGGCCAAATTTCTGTCTTGAGCCAATTCAGCACTTTCAGTTTGCTTGAGGAATCTCTTCAAGATCCCAGATCCACACTGTGTTCCATTTACCACTACTATAGGCCTGGGTGAGATCAATAAAGTCTTCCACATTCCACGTTCTGTAAAACTGCATTTTATTGAAACAAGAACAAGGAATTTTCCAGCTTGCCACTCTTAAATTCGCTAACTATCAGGCATGAATATGGGTCGCAACAGAGAGCGACACTAGATATGGCtttctaaatatatatataaaaattatatcaaAAATGTAATATATTATAGGCATGCAGTGTATAATACATATTATAGGATTATATTCAAATATAATGTATACAGAACGTGTATGTAATATGTATCATATTTATGTTATAGCTATATCTTTTATGGAACACCTTCCATACAATAACATACTAAGAGAACAATAGATAGTTAACAACAGTCACATCAGATAGTTAAACTAAATATGCCCTCTACTGTTAGTATTTACACGTAATTACATATTCAACTCCTTAATATAACTTTTTATCCTGACATCATAActacatattttttattttataatattcaTATTAGTAGTTTGTTTTGTTCTATGGTAATTtactattatatataatttataaatagCATAGTCTACAATAGGAATACactatatatatctatatatatctatGAAATCAAAATCTAGATCCCTCTATATACAAAATTGCAGGTCAGCTCCAACACTGTTGTTCCAATGTTGACGTCAAGATGTCCCTTCCAGGAACAAGGAGAGACTCCATCCATTGGCTGATCCTCGGCCAGCAGCGCCCATTTTTTCTCTTGGTCCTTTTTGCcccatttattttctcttccgGTGTCCCACATTCACACTTCTTCCATGCTCTTTCATGCCCTGTTTCAAAGGCCAGGAACAACTTCATGTTGCAGGTGGACTTTGGCCCTGCATGTATGACACATGTTCTCTTTGTGTGCTTTTTCAGGAGTGGAAGAGTTCACATGTAAGCAGGGCTGAATGCAGTCTGGGTGCTTTTTTTTGGAAAATGAAATGATACAAGGAGGTAGAATAAACCCTCCCGTGGCTCTCCATCTGCTGAGGCGGCAGGAGAGGCAGTGGGACCTTCTCCAGAGCCTTTGCATGCATCCTCTCCTCCACCAAATTTGGACTGCAAGGTGGTTCTCTGCTGCCAGCTGCAAACAGcacaagcacagctctgtgctcatAGCCATGACTCCTCCGCTTCACTGGGTCAGTCTTCAGCAAGAAGGATTCTTTTGTACCACTTTTTGAGAATCTGGTAGTCATGGATGGCCTGGGAGTGGGCATCCGGCTGCTGCGCCAGGCGAAGGAGGAGATTGTATGTCCAACCGGTTTGAACATCTGCAGGTAAATGGATGTGCTGAGGGAGCCTCCGGTTCCCCACAATGAAGTGGTTGAGGCGTTTTGTTTGCACACATAAGCGCAGGCTGTCCAAGATATCCTGCAGTCGTTCCAGGAGATGTCTCCTGCGCCACAATGAGGCGGGCATGACATTGAGCAGGTGCATGACAATGGTCTTCATGGTGTAGGTGGAAAAGCAGAAGCCCAGCGGAAGTCGGGTGAAGAACTGCAGGCATTTGAGGTGCAAGCTGTCAGGAGGGGCCTGCCTGGCAATGTGCTTGAAGAACTCAGCCTCTGCCACAGCGTAAGACTCAGGCCAGATTGTGCTTGCTGTGTGGGCCTCTCTGGTCTGGCTGCTGACAAAGACGGCTGAGTCATCTCTCCGCACCCCAAAGAGCAACTCAATCCTGAAGCTTTCCCTGCCGTTGGTCACCTTGAATTGGCAGGAGCGTGTGGAGGGCAGCAGCACTAAATGCCAGTTGTGGGACTGAGGCAAAGCTGGCCAGACTGCTCTCACCAGTTGGTAGAACCAGCGGGCAGTTTTCTGCACGTCCAGGTAGGAGCCGGTGCACAGGGTGTCCAGGAGGCTGGGATCCTGGTtcctcctcagctcctcctcGGGGTGGTGCAGAAAGCACACCATGTTCtcagcctgctgctccctggtgcAGGTGCACTCCAGCTGCACGCGGACATGGAAGTTCCTCACGAGCCTCTGCCCTGCACTGTCCAGCTCCAGGTGGAAGCTGTGGCCTCGCAGAGGAGTCATGGGGATGAGCACGCGGTACACCACATCCTGCTCACGGGgactccagccttcaaaggcaCTGCCCACCCCGATGGCTCTTTGCAGGGCTGGGTAGAAACTGTTTGACAAGACGTGCAAAAAGAAAAGGCTGTAATTGTCCATCAGGTTCATTGTCCACTGACAGCCTCTCTGCAAGTCCTGTACAGGCCACCGGATGCGCCGCATTATAACTCGTCCTATGCGATCGTCAAAATCGTCTTCTTCTTGGACTGCAATTGCAACATCGTTGTTGTTTGCTGCCATTTCAGCCTCATTGACAGCTTCATTTCCAAGATTGTCTTCTTCATTTGCAGCAACATTGCCCACTTCCTCTTCATTTGCACCACggttttcttcttcatcctcctctctcctcaggCTGCTTTTCCACCCAATAAACCACAGGACCAAGACGTAGACCAGGAGCACAGCAGAAGCTAAGAGCTGCAAGAGCTGCACCTGCTCCTGGGTGTGCTGCTCCacttcctgctccagctgaagcCTCTCCCATTCCAGGTGTTTCGCACGTGCTTCCATGCGCAGACGTGTTTCCTCATCCAATCCCTCAGCCACGGGCTGTGGGTACTGGATGAAGGTTTTCAAGAGCAAGAAAACGAATACCATGGGACCCATGGTCGGCAGGAGAGGTAGAGAAGCCTGTGAGTGGGGCGAGAAGGGAGGGAACTGCTGGTTGCTGGATGGACAACAGGATCCTCAGGGATCTGGGCACAGGAAGCACATGGCCACAGACAGCATGAAGGCCGCCAGGCCTGTCtcactgccccagcagcagcagcagcagcaccttggcctGCCCAAGGCTCTCCCATGAGGGACTGTTCCTGCATGCAGAGGGAGAACCCAGCCTCAGGGGGAGCGTTTCTGCCCCAGTCCTtgttcccagcccagcctccccgCCACGTGTGCACTCACCGTTTGCCAAAGCAATGCAGGGCCAGCGTCACCTGCTGGGGCCTTTTTGAGCTgccccctttgtgacacgtccCCCGTGATGTCACACGTGTCACAGCATGTCACAACCCAGCCAACCCCACCCTTTATCCCCTGAGCCAACTCCTGGCTCAGGCACTCAGAGTGGCCCTGGTGGACTGCTTAGGGCTGCCCTTGAGTGAAGCTTTTCCAAAGGACTTCCaataatttctcttttgcaATTATTTTCATCTGCCCTTCACTGGCAATCACATAGATATCCCAGTTGGAAGGCACCCTTGAGCATCACTGACTCTAAGCTTGCACACCTCAACGGTCGAGCTACACTGAAATCTCAGCATCAGTGCGGTTGAAAAGTCCCTGAAATCACACGGTGCAACTGCAAACTTAACACTGCCTACTGCTCCAATCAGCCAGGTCTATCCATGATGCTTTTTGACCTCTCTGAGGGTGGTCACTCAGAGCCATTTCCCTAGGCAGCCTATTTGGAGGCTTGACACCTTTTGGTTGATCCACCATTTCCTAGAGATTAAATTGAAACCTCCCCTGGCGCAACATGAGGTCATTTTCCCCTGCTCATATTCTTTGTTCCTTGGGCAGATATAATGACCCCCACTAAGCTAGAGCCTCCTTTCTGGGGCCATCAGCATCGTGTCAGGCATTTGAGCTGTGAAACCAGCTCCTGGCAGAGGAGAGAAAGGTGGTACTTTTGAACTGCACTTCCCGTGATCCAGTGAGACAAAATGGGTTCTCAGTGAGCAGAAGGGTTCAGGTTGCCCGGAAGGGTTTCCATTGGAGGAGAACCTTTATGCCAAAAACATCAGCCAAGGGAATCCATGCCCTtccaagcagaaggaaaaattggAACTTTAATTGGAGAAATTTGGAAGGTTTGGAGTGAACATGCGTGCAAGAATGTCCTTGCATGTCCTTGTGGATTTGGCAAACCTGCAAGGCCAGAGTGTCAAGAGGGGATCTCAGCAGCCAAGAAATGCCCTCTTGCTCTGGGGCCTTCCATTGCACGGGCAACAGAAGGCAGAGCCCTTGCGTGGCCTTTGCCCTCAGCAAGGCCCCACTTTGGGCAAACCCTGAATTCCCTGTGAAAGCAGCTCAGATTTACACTACCTGGCTTGAGGGATGCCAGAGGACAGACAAGGCCAACAAAGGTGCCAGTGCAATCCAGCTTAGATTACAGCTTTCTGCCCTTGTGTCTCTGGAGCCTAGGAGGGGAAGGCTGTGTGGCTGGCAGTGACTTTCACCAGCTCTCGTGCTcagggccctgggcacaggagggcTGCTTGgtctcagcacaggctggagcaggaagaAATGATCACCTGGCTTTGGAGAGCCCTGAGATGAGCAAGGATGAGGAGTGTGCAGAGAAGGGACAATCAGCACTGCACAGCTGCTTCTCTCAGCTATCAATCACAGAAAATTCAAACGTAActatttggggtttgggtttttgttgtctTTTGTTTGAAGCTTTTTCCCCCACAGGAAAACCTGTGGCATTTGCCATATTGTACACCTGGATTTGAGTGGTCCGCTCTCAGCGCTGCCTACATGGAACTCAAAATCGTGCCTTTGCACATCTCTTTCTCCTGTTATGATGTTTCAGTTCAAGTGATTGATAGGTAAcagcatttctcttttctcaccTGGAGCTCAGGAGATGGGAGAGCCACCCAACCCCTAGCTTAACGCTGGGAGGGCTCTGTAGTAGGGTAAGGTGGCATGTTGCCAGTGGCTCAGCTGCCAGCCCCGGTGCCAGCCAATGTGGAAGGCTCATCTGTATGGAATGAGCCAGCtcacagctgccagcagctgggctgtgtcCTGTCCCACATTGGTCCTGCCATCAAgtcagaggctgcagcagatgGCAGGAGGGGAAGCCAAAGTGACTTCAGCAAATCAAGTCTTCTTCACTTCCAAGCGTGGGTTCTTTCTACCATCGTCTGCTCCCATTGGCAACTGGGCAAAGCCTTTCCTGAATGTTATAAAGCCTTGGAAAATATTGCAATAGATTTAAATATGTATCATTTGCATTATTATAATATTGTAATAACTCCACTGTATGATCAATGACATTGAAACAACACAGGGTCATAACAGTGGCACACCAGCTTCTTCCATTCATTGTTACATGAAGCACACCTGACTCTAGAAGCATGCTGTTTGGAAATGAGCCACTTTCCCACCATTTCCTACATGTTTTGTGTTCATGTCATTTTCATCTGCTTGGCAAACACAGCCTGGGATTGATGTGGCTAACAGACTTTCTCTATTGCTTCGTTCAGCCGGGTTTCAGATCAGTGCTTCTTGTGATCTCCCTTCAGCTTGACCAACAACTCTTGCAGCCTGGAACTCACCTCAGAGTGGTCAAAGAATGTGAATAGGGACTAGAGACATCACAGCCTTTTCTGGAGGCAGCTCCAACCTTGGCAGAAGTACAACAACCTACAGCCTCCTGGCATGAGGCTTTCCCACTACCACTGATCCCACCAAAGCCAATTCTCCTGTCCCAAGGCTGAAGGTGAAGATGAGGAGAGtacagggaaaagcagctgcaTAAAGTTGAGCACTAGATTGAAGTTGCTATTAATGACTTTATGAAATGACATTACGAAATACTCTGGATTGAAACTGGCTCCCCATCACAGTAGTatggaattgtttaggttgAAAAAGATCTCTAAGACTGTAGAGCATCCAGCCACAAACCTGACACTGACAAGCCCACCTTgaaaccatgtccccaaatgcTACATTGA is a window from the Zonotrichia albicollis isolate bZonAlb1 chromosome 6, bZonAlb1.hap1, whole genome shotgun sequence genome containing:
- the LOC141729300 gene encoding inositol 1,4,5-trisphosphate receptor-interacting protein-like 1; amino-acid sequence: MGPMVFVFLLLKTFIQYPQPVAEGLDEETRLRMEARAKHLEWERLQLEQEVEQHTQEQVQLLQLLASAVLLVYVLVLWFIGWKSSLRREEDEEENRGANEEEVGNVAANEEDNLGNEAVNEAEMAANNNDVAIAVQEEDDFDDRIGRVIMRRIRWPVQDLQRGCQWTMNLMDNYSLFFLHVLSNSFYPALQRAIGVGSAFEGWSPREQDVVYRVLIPMTPLRGHSFHLELDSAGQRLVRNFHVRVQLECTCTREQQAENMVCFLHHPEEELRRNQDPSLLDTLCTGSYLDVQKTARWFYQLVRAVWPALPQSHNWHLVLLPSTRSCQFKVTNGRESFRIELLFGVRRDDSAVFVSSQTREAHTASTIWPESYAVAEAEFFKHIARQAPPDSLHLKCLQFFTRLPLGFCFSTYTMKTIVMHLLNVMPASLWRRRHLLERLQDILDSLRLCVQTKRLNHFIVGNRRLPQHIHLPADVQTGWTYNLLLRLAQQPDAHSQAIHDYQILKKWYKRILLAED